gtggtctcccctcagcctgccaactcagagaaggaggaaagcaaccacattctgcagtgtctgtacagccgcccgggtGAGCCAtacgtggtgctcccattaaaacctcattaaaacactgctaaaacagcgttaaaaacatgcttttacaaactgacagtaacaaacagtacgttgcgcgacaaaaactcataatttagccactataaaaaagaataatttatacataataataatgtcataatccgtgtatatatcacgaccacggatcccattgactttgcatggtacaatatccgtggtgctcacacggaattataccactttccgtgttggtaccacggaaaatagtggtgagaggtcgtgggcatttcacggatttttgtgagatcaggttgttaaATAAAGTTACCTGACTTCAGTAAACGTTATCTGTTAATCAAGTTAAATACATTTATCTGGTGTCAATAAACAGTAAATGATAATCAAGTTAAATAAAGTAATCTGGATTCAGTAAACAGTTACttttaatcaatttaaaaaaagttatttgaTTCAGTAAAAGTTATCTGTTAATCAAGTTAAATAAAGTTATCTGGCTATGGTAAACGGTAACTACTAATCAAGTTAAATAAAGTTATCTGGCTTCAGTATATGTTAACTATTAATTAAGTTAAAAAAGTTATCTGTCTTTAATAAACAGTAAATGATAATCAAGTTAAATGAAGTTATTTGGCTTCAGGAAACGTTaactgaaaagataaataacGTTATGTGGCTACAGTAAATGTTAACTGATTATCAAGGTAAATAAATTTATCTGGCTACAGTAAATTTTAATCCGTTAATCAAGTTCAATGAAGTTATCTAACTTCAGTAAACGTTATCTGTTAATCAAGTTCGATAAAGTTATATAGCTTCAGTAAACCTCAACTGATTATCAAGTTAAGAAAAGTTATATGGCTACAGTAAACATTAACTAATAAGTTAATTAACGATATCTGGCATCTTCCACAGGATCCGGAAAGTAAAGTCAAAGGCATTTTCAATTTTTTGGAGTGGTTCACAACTCAGTTTGACTCGTGCCAGTGTCTTTTGCATAAAGTCAcgcaataaaatgaaatgaatattTTTCCCGCTTCCTGCTGACCTGGCTCTGCTTCCCTGCAGGCTGTGACTCTGGCTTCGGGCACGAGGCCGCCAAGCGTCTGGATGCCCTGGGCTTCGAGGTGTTTGCCACCGTGATGGACCTGACGGGAGACGGGGCCAGGGAGCTGTGGAGGACGTGCTCTCcgtccctgtccctgctgcaGGTGGACATCACCCAACCCCAGCAGGTCCGGCAGGCGCTGCTGGACACCAAGGCCAAGCTCGGCCTCCGAGGTGACGTTCGTTCTCATCTACAGttatatagttatatgtagatatgtccatatatagatttatagtcatttttatgtatataattggaggtaaatatatgaaccagtgtatatagcatatctactcatatagttattcaagtatattgttataccattgctgtctattgttctctattaccTTGTAGTATcttaaagtaatgataatgtaatactatacattatagttacttctattagtacccctaaagggacacggattttttttatatatataatgagttttacgcgcgcgtgtgaaacctttacgcgcgcgcgtaaaacctttaagtgagcacgtaaagttgtttacttggaagcaaagtggtaatgtccttataatgAAGTCCCAGGTTCaaatatagctcagctaaatcctgtaatgtcatttccattcataaacagagcagggcgcaactggagggtctcctgttccagcaaaactcccatgtatttgtttttacacGATCACGTAGAATaacttttaggcgctcacttataaattttgcgagagcgcgtgaaacctttTAGTGAGTGTATAAAtgttttacgtgctcacgtaaataactttacgtgctcacttaaaggttttacgcgcgcACGTAAAAGTTTCATgcacgcgcgtaaaactcattatgtactgtatataaaaaaaaatctgtgtccctttagagGCTCcgtaacatacatacatacatagtagcacaactaaatgctgggtgtttgttttttttcttttgtttgccttgatttgttttgattttgactatatttacatataattgagtattatacccagagccggattaacgcaaaggcaaactaggcatgtgcctagggcccgattgagaGGGGAGGGGCCCATACAGcgggacaaaaaaaatgttttttttttttttttttttttttgtctgcacacatattaatggttgatagcATGCCGGTataaacctaaggcatatatatatgtgcattattactatatttagtatacatacatacagtatatataagcatacatacgcacagggccgccgcaaggggtgtgcgaaccgtgcgaccgcacggggcctcgcgccccaaggggcctcgcgctatgggcgtttttttttttcttttttttttttccttttttcccttataaatatcaacagtcacgttccattacagacctaaatgtgtactagtctgtgcatatcaataaatatatgtgcaatgatgacgcgtgtctgttgttcaatacaactgatcagaccaagtgcagacacaagctgctctgatccagacgggtggagttggaacaaactgtcacacaatgtcgagagaacgagacagattcaggaaatttccatcaggggatgaaaaaagaaaaagacgaaagaaaatggaagagtgcctggctcgtttgataaatttgttacaaaaatcaccaatcGGACCGGGTCttaagcagccgtggggccccgcgtcgaggcaagccaaatgatgcggaggcaggggaaggtatccagtagtttgctaattggagagttaaaattgcgcatacagacacccgatccgacccgaaaaaccccaaaattttgcgcgcgctcgctatgctcacgcgcgagggccccccccggccattttgcacagggcctcgcaaatctcccagatgtgtctgcatacgcatacacatacatacatatacacatacagacatacatactacagcacactttgtcttactgcaaattttattggtctttgtagatttgacttcttatttaactattcaatttaatcaacacatttaattaagattttctgcaaaatgcaatagcttaaaacatttatattattttactctgtttacatagcaatgctgacacctattggtgatttactggtactaataccttaacaatgatactcgcaatcgttaagataaggataatttaatagcatttaatagagcggtgtaataacgtataaataataatctGATAGattgtttaatatacaacacatgacttattttggaatacaaagaaccaacttgactatgctatgtaaaatgtgaattaacttttattagtaactttggtaagtttaagatttcaattcataaataacatcgatggaggggggcccaaaaatcacagtctgcctagtgtagtccatttatttaatccggctctgattATACCACTGTAtggaacagttattaaagtagtgGTGTTTCATAAgaaagcttattgaaactcttgttatatgtaagaatgtatgtaagattcagggttaggactggataagtgtttacttcattcctactccgtttggaacatgttggtggatccgtgaggtctgACCAAGtgctatacatatatatgtacatatatatttgtattctattttttttacttttttgtactcatGCATGTTTTcatgcatgttcaaaataaaatcttcatgtCTTCAAATCTTCAAATTCTTCAAATTTTCAAATCTtcatcttcaaaaaaatctacaTGGATGAGATTCTTCCACGATCATGTTCAGGTTGAAACACAAGTTTAAATGATGTCAGACTGTGAGGCCACCTCCAGGGAAAAGAACatttttctcctaaatatttcacCAGTTTAAATGCAAAGACTTTTCTCCTAAAATTAGAGCATTTTTCTTGTCAtactaaaatacatttttcacttttcattttttgtggctccagacatatttgttttttgtgtttttgatccaatatggctttttcaacattttgggttgccgacccctgatctaaatggaCCAGTTCAAACCCAGTGTAGCTGCTCTGAAGGAGGCGGGGAATGTAAAACCGTTCCTGCAGTCCAACATACTGGTTCTGCACCGGAGGGGGGCGTAAAAGATGAGTGATATGGGACCAGTTTCAGGGTTTGGAGGCCGTCTGAGGGGGTCTTGTGTTTTTGCTCCTGCTGGTTTCCTAACGACCTAATCTGAGATCTGGCTGCTTGTCACCCTCAGtcgtacagtgtgtgtgtgtgtgtgtgtgtgtgtgtgtgtgtgtgtgtgtgtgtgtgtgtgtgtgtgtgtgtgtgtgtgtgtgtgtgtgtgtgtgtgtgtgtgtgtgtgtgtgcagtcaaATGGCTCTCCCAGACCAGTGTACGTGATTTGTGAGTTTCCAATCTTGTGCAGACATAAATCTGCGTCCTTGCTGCAGACTCTCCTGACTTCTGAGGACAGATCAGAATCACGTCGGCTCATTAGAGTTCAGCACAGAGCGGTTTGAGGTTGGGGGCCATTGGGGGGGAGTTTTCCGGGAACCATCCAGGAAGTGGTCAGACCTCCTGCTCTCAGGAACAAAGTCAGACCTCGCTTCTGGAACATTCTGCAGATCACTTTAAATCCTCAGTTACAGAGGAATTCAGATGTTTGCTGCAGCTGCAAATTTCCTCAGCCGATGTCCTGAAACGTCCTCCAGACATCTCCCAGCTGATTGGacaaactttccatgggaattaacagGAATGTACCCACGTCAGACGGAAGCACCACCTCCTTTAATcctgattttggtgtgaaatcaACATAAAATGATCTTACTGTAGTGGGTCTTAGTATTAGACAGAGAACTTTTTCTCTCTACCATCGTTTATGTATCAAAACTTAATGCcaaaaagaggggggaaaatcAAAAGGCCAATATAAAGTACCGCTTTAACGCTTCCATAGGATTTAAGGGTTTcagccaggtgctgctgatcatcatcattgatTAACTGAGTATCACCTGATGTGCAGACCTCtagaaaagcagatgttttgccAGTATGCTGGCAGGTGTCGTAACCTGCACCATGAaataaagacatcagcaatggtaTTACTGTTAGAAGCAACTGTAGCTACACGTCAAACTGGAGAAGGTTATGTAGCTATTTCTGCACTATCTGGAGTTCAGCGTTCTACAGTGAGAAATATTTGTCACAGGTGGAAAATATTCATGGCGGTTGTAAGTCTTAAGTTCAGACCCTACAATTATTTTGATCCGGGTTGATCCACCGCATTACGGTTTAAGTTGaaaggacccaaatgcaggagatgaGGCAGCAGGAGTCTGTCTGTTAGGTACTTTATTGGGCAAAAAGCGCTGCACTTGCAGTAatacaaacaaaatgaaaaaggagTTCACTGCAAGaataaagaaaactcaaaaatcaTCCAGTTAGAAAGGTAAACAGATTAGAAGAAGGACAAACAAACCAGCCAAGAGGACATGAAAGACTGTAgaagtctgaaggatctcccgtagaggtctggaggatctcctgtagaggtctggaggatctcctgtagaggtctggaggatctcccgtagaggtttggaggatctcctgtagaggtctggaggatctcctgtagaggtctgaagatctcctgtagaggtctgaaggatctcctgtagaggtctggaggatctcctgtagaggtctgaaggatctcctgtagaggtctggaggatctcctgtagaggtctgaaggatctcctgtagaggtctggaggatctcccgtagaggtttggaggatctcctgtagaggtctgtaggatctcctgtagaggtctggaggatctcccgtagaggtctggaggatctcccgtagaggtttggaggatctcctgtagaggtctggaggatctcccgtagaggtctggaggatctcccgtagaggtttggaggatctcctgtagtggTCTGTAGGATCTCCTGTAGTGGTCTGTAGGATCTCCTGtggaggtctgaaggatctcctgtagaggtctgaaggatcttctgtagaggtctggaggatctcctgtagatgtctgaaggatctcctgtagaggtctgaaggatttcctgtagaggtctgaaggatttcctgtagaggtctggaggacctCTTGTAGTGGTTTGAAGGATCTCTTGTAGTGgtttgaaggatctcctgtgaAATTTGTTTCTGCACTCCAACTATGCAGCAGCAAGAATGAGACACAAGACAGAGAGAGGTTAGATTCAACAATCTTATTACTTGTATAAGGAGTAGTCAGGCAGCTTAACATAAGTGTCAGCTTCCTCCTGGCTACTGAAGTTAATACAGACGTAAGCCATTTATAGATATATACTCCATAGTTACAAATCAATCATATTGAAAGCATTCAGTTGTCTCCAAGGTTTATCTGATTAAATCATGACTACTACTGTGACAATCAATGGAAGTCTATGACTACTACTGTGATAATCAATCACAGTTTTCTAGTTATATTCAATAGGGCAAGGGAGACTCTTCCAACACTCTTCTAGTTAATTCCATAGGTCAAAAGTTGCTTCCAACACTCATCACCGTATTTTTCCACTTGTAATGCTGTGAGTATGATAGTTACAAACATAAAATATAGataatttacatacattttcatAACACCTGTAGAGGTctaaaggatctcctgtagtggTCTGGGGACCTTCTGTAGCGGTCTGAatgtcctgtagaggtctgaaggatctcctgtagaggtctgaaggatctcctgtagaggtctggaggatctcctgtagaggtctgagagATCTCTTGTAGTGGTCTGAAAtatctcctgtagaggtttgATGGATATCCTGCAGAGGTCTGAATGATTTTCtttagaggtctggaggatctcctgtagagatcTGAATGATCTCCTGCATAGGTCtaagggatctcctgtagaggtctgaaggatctcttgcAGACGTCTGAAATATCTCCTGTAGagatctgagggatctcctcTAAAGGTCTGAGGAATctcttgtagaggtctgaatCATTTCCGGTAGAGATCTGAAGAATATCATGTAGATGTCTAAAAGACCTCCTGTAGAGCTCTGAACCATCTCCTGTAGGGGtctgagaaaagagaaaagcagCAAGGATCTGCAAGGATCTGTATTTTAGCTGCTTCTTTTACAGAAAATCTGTTTGTTTTAGTGTAAAAATGCTGCAGGGACTTCCTTCAACACAACAGATGAATACAAGCTGCTGCTAAACGAAGAGTGTTGCTCGTTTAACTCGCTGGTTAAAGCTTCAGTTCAGGAATTAGCTCCAGAAATTATACACAGCTGCTTCAGGAATTACCCAGTCTCCTCCAGAAGCACGTTCACCAAGCATCAACATGCCACAGGATCTGACCGTCGAaccgtgtttgtgtgttttcaggTCTTTGGGGTTTGGTGAACAACGCCGGGGTGTGCGTGAACTTTGGAGACGCAGAGCTGTCGCTGATGTCCAACTTCCGTGGATGCATGGAGGTTAACTTCTTTGGCACCCTCAGCATGACCAAGAGCTTCCTGCCACTGCTGCGACAGGCCAAAGGACGCATCGTGAACATTTCCAGTCCGGCCGGTGGGTAGCACACACCTGATGTAGAACCATGACGTCGGgctaacccttgtactgtctttgggtcaaaatgacctaattctccttccttcttcccttccttccttccttccttccttccttccttccttccttccttccttccttccttccttccttccttccttccttccttccttccttccttccttccttctttcctcctgctctctcagaatcagaatcagaaaaagctttattaagCTTtaagtcagacataaatcagacgagagaacttgactccggttcacaCAGATGGCGCTATTAACACGGACGCCATTTTttagaggaaggatgacaccgggatggaggaggagcgaaaaaaaaggcatcttcacactgtgtattaatacctagtgtcaaggtggggtggggggggggggggcggtcctgtcacagtacatccaagtgagggccgcggcttcgtggcgcttgaaacccggagactgttggggggggggggggcgaggaaggcgttgagttgagggaggtgtgtttatcagtaagtgtatgtgtagcgatgagtccttgaacttcgctcagagctgctctcagccaatgtccttgatgttatcaggtggcttggtacagttctgaaaacagggtcCGCAtatgttcgtgggagaggggggggttagtgggggcagagtcatcttgtttacattccaccagaaagATTGTGACCAGGACGATCGGCCAAAatcgccctgtcaaggccagattatagaatcaaaaattatattgcaaaaacaggcagcctcagtaattttccgtctgccttaagtctctggttcatcaatggcgactccaatgagacgaatttgtgatcaatttccgccaagctgagcttccaacttctccaaggtcttatccatcttgccaatgagctcaaagaccaccaccagcctgcgattctgtttgagaatcgcatccagcttacggctttgctcccccaacgttaaagtctgagcgttgatcgccttgcttgacccttcagccacgtctggcagctctgaaagagccaaaacagctgtcgacgacttacgcgtttgtcggtagaccaggaatccccctcctccgatcaagAGGATAATCAAGAGAAAtactgctatcataaatccaattatgaaggcatcttcaacgtccttgACAGACAGAATCGCCAAGCAAAAAggtttccagtatttgtaggaatccattgtgtatccagcaaaaaatgtcccatcggggcaagagggctcccttaccccctggcttcttgtcgcaaaaatttggtcaattgtgctgagagaccagttaatcaattccatgattgtagagtttcggaggagtgaaaagaagagactctgaagacgagacaaacaaaagcagtagcagggcagatagataagggagaggagcagaaaaagcgtccgctTTCATCGAGAGCCAGAAGAAGGAGACTCTCCTTCCTACTtcccatcctcttttctcccttccttccttccttgcttccttccttccttccttccttccttccttccttccttccttccttccttccttccttccttccttccttccttccttcttttttccattccttccttctcccttccttctttcctcctgctctctccttccttcttcccttcctcttttctcccttccttctttctttgttttctccctcccttccttccttctttcctcctgctctctccttccttcttcccttcctcttttcttccttccttccttccttccttttcccttccttccttctcccttccttctttcctcctgctctctcccttcttcccttcctcttttctcgcttccttcgctctttctttctttctttctttctttctttctttctttctttctttctttctttctttctttctttctttctttctttctttctttccttccttccttccttccttccttccttccttccttccttccttccttccttccttccttcttttctccattactttcttctttctttccttcttttcattgttccttccttccttctttcttcccttcttctcttcctccttccttgacccgaagacagcacaagggctAAATAACCCACATTTGGGGGCGAGTGATGCTGATGGTGTTTGAAACCTGTGTCTGAGGGATGATGAGTTTTGTCTCAGAGCGGGCTTCCTTTGGATCTGTCATGACTGGGTTCAGGAAAACATACTGGGAGGTGTTTCAGACTACACAGCAGCAAGCGAGCTCATTGGTCAGTTTGAATGTAAAGTCAAGATGATATCATGTGTGCTCCCAGGTGACCAGCCGTTCCCCTGCTTGGCGGCGTACGGAGCCTCCAAAGCAGCTCTCAACCTGCTGACAGAAACGCTGCGTCATGAGCTGGAGCCCTGGGGGGTCAGGGTGTCCACCATCCTGCCTTCTTCATACAGGACAGGTGAGCACCACCCCCGCGTTACAGGACTTTCAAGAATAGTTATCTTAAGTTAGAGTAATGCTCATGATAGTCATGGTGACGATAATGGAGAATCGTTGGAGGGATGTTATACTACTTTTGTTGTTGctattttgtttgtctgtttgtaaaataaataaaagaaaaaaaaagaaaacaaatcctgtcAATTTGCAGGGTGGGAATTGTCAAAAAAAGTTCTGTTTCAGAACACCTTCTTTGTATTGTCAGGAAACAGATTCAGATCCAGTACTGTACAGAAATACAGAAAGATGTTGTCTTGCTGGTTGCCGTGGTAACCCTGAGCTGTACCCCTACCCCTTCAGGTCGTACCTGTGACCACACCTACTGGGACGGGCAGCACAAGAAGCTGCTGCAAGGCCTGTCTCCGGCGCTGCTGGAGGACTACGGCGAAGACTACATGCTGGAGACCAAGGACCTGTTCCAGAGCTACGCCAAGCACGCCAACCCCGACGTCAGCCCCGTCATGGACGCCATCATCCAGGCACTGCTGGCGCCGCAGCCGCAGGCCCGCTACTACGCCGGCCCGGGCGTAGGTCTCATGTACTTCATCTACACCTACTGCCCCTTCAGCATCAGCAACCGCTTCCTCCAAAAACTCTTCGTCAAGAAGACGCTGATGCCACGTGCCCTCAGGAAGCAGTCGGGGCTGGACATGGATCTCCACCAGAACaccaccaacaacaacaacaacgaaAACAAGACGGAGGAGAAGATGCAGCTGTGAGCACAGTTGAGGACCACTTTTCTGATCTCTGTTCTGCATCAAAGTGGCTTCTGTTAGTCCCCCTGACACACTCCCAACAGAAGATGAGGGCACAGAAGCAGGTCAGGGGGTGGGCTCTGCTGCAGATTGGTCAGACAGGGACATTTCTTGCTTTTTGGGGACCCTAGTATGTAGGAGCTGTGTTTGGGGGCCACTCCCTAGCAGAGCTCCAAATCCATTAAGATGATCTGCAGCGATGCGTTCATCTGTTACACTTTGAAAAGAACACAGGCTGGATTTGTGTATTTAAAGTTCAAATTCAAGCTGATCGAGCAAAAAAAGCCCAACTTGAATTTAGCCAGGGCGAGCTGAGCTAGCGCAGCGTTGCGATAGGACCACCTGAAGACACTCTCACGTTGTAAACCGAACATTTGCAAGGAAAAGAAGTTCTGTCTGAGCTCACCAATCTTCAAGAGAAACACTTGATTTGTGAGTTGTTTTGCCTTTTAAAATCTCAACTTTTGATACAAAACTCTTGTGTGTCCCAACACAGATGGTGCATATCTAAGTCATGATGTAAGCGTTGTTGTTGATTTGTTGATGTGTCTACACTGACCTTGTAGCCGAGGGGCCATGTTTGGCTGCAGgggccttgtgtgtgtgtgtgtgttctgtatGGACAGGAGCGGCCCGGTCAGCCCGGCGGCCCGGTCGGCCCGGTGGCCCAGCGGCCCGGTCAGTTAGCTTTTCATTACTCGGATCTGACAGGCGACTCATCACTCAGCATTTGCCTCCACAGTCAAAGACAAATATGTGAGGTCATCTGTGAGAACATCAAAGATTTTAGTTGTTATAGAGGATCTgctttgacgtcacttccccactggaccagcccccttactcacattgagtggcaaaaacagctgcaactagtggagaagatggGATAACaaccgattatgggcttaaattaaagtcagttggacttgacagtgacccgtacagttaccccaagaaccagtggtccatggacattaatatttggtacagttaccaagaaccagtggtccatggacattaatatttggtacagttaccaagaaccagtggtccatggacattaatatttggtacagttaccaagaaccagtggtccatggacattaatatttggtacagttaccaagaaccagtggtccatggactttaatatttggccacgaatccagtttcctgatatttatatgtacttaatttctacactggggaaatacatgaagcaaaACTTGAAGGCTTAcgaaagtcttgacgcttgtcCGACTTCAAgccaggatttgttgtagaaattaaagtgatgaggacaccgaactttatgatttaaagcagcacaatgtaactttcagcttttgttgagtttggcggctcctttggacaaaagcggaaGTGCTTTACAAGTAGtatccacctcaaagttacatagtgccagtgaaggcgatacagacccctcagacgatgacagaggttcattaaacctgttggaagttgatgtaccatcacaatgactctggaaatatgatattaaggtggaaaagttacatagtgctgctttaacgttagctacccaaaaatccaacattacctgatacaaaatgggaaccacaaatccacgtttcggtgcctggaatccagttgtttctgtgaattgcagcaatccatttgtctttcttaagcttatttttcggcagtctgtaagacgataactctgatttcttgctaaatctatgagtacagtcgatcgcacaacagctctttcccattttagatgttttccagttgctcaaactgaaagtctacgctgccactcagtctttctgacactcagtctttctgccgctcagtgggcgtaacccgctgtgaagtcgcatctgtgacgtcatgcgcattccctctattaccAGTGAAAACCGCCCAACAAGGATGAAAAAAACGCTGTTTTTTGGGTGTTGTCTGACGTCACCAACGGTAACAATAAAGTCAGCCCGTTAAACCTGACTTCCCTGCAGCTGCCGAAGAAGCCTTCAGGCGAAGAAGAAACTCCTTACCCTTAGAGCTTCATCAGATACCAGCATTCATTAAGATGGTTTTGTCCAGCTCTGACATTGTTCTGTCGGTGCAGTTAAAGCAGAAAACTGCTGATACCCCCGTGGTGGATGGAAGTGTGACCGGGCTCCACCTGCTGCACCGCGAGTCACCACACAGGCGCTTCCACTAAACTCAACTGCTGTGTCCATCCACTTCCTGTTCTCACATTCCACTGACCTACAGGTGCTTCTGCATCACAGCAAGCAGGGAGCATAGCAGGATGGAATCCTTTCTAAATAAAAGTGCATGTtcattttgatttgtttataCTCGCCGAAGCAAAATACTGAGGCCCAATGACACTATTGCATGTGCATGTGTTAAATCAGGTCACTTCAGCATGCAACTCTTTTCATGTGGGCTGTAGTcgtccatgttccagaccagatatcagcaccactcaaggtgacaaaacttgcttagaatttttttgaaaatatccatgtctgtagatatTTTGGTAagtatgatacagctgccactcaggaagggttatcttaccagaatatcatctacagacatggatcttttcaaaaatcataagttttgtcaccttgagtggtactgacatgtgaaattttgggctctggcctaTGGACTAGTAGTGACTCCAAT
This genomic interval from Cololabis saira isolate AMF1-May2022 chromosome 2, fColSai1.1, whole genome shotgun sequence contains the following:
- the hsd11b2 gene encoding 11-beta-hydroxysteroid dehydrogenase type 2, which translates into the protein MNALVMDDYALPFWIYLAVLTVFVAGFMNKILASHLSTGPMLVAWLGATVLVERLWAFCLPALLLLLLLLLSLACCIYAAARTGPPPATLPAHGRAVLVTGCDSGFGHEAAKRLDALGFEVFATVMDLTGDGARELWRTCSPSLSLLQVDITQPQQVRQALLDTKAKLGLRGLWGLVNNAGVCVNFGDAELSLMSNFRGCMEVNFFGTLSMTKSFLPLLRQAKGRIVNISSPAGDQPFPCLAAYGASKAALNLLTETLRHELEPWGVRVSTILPSSYRTGRTCDHTYWDGQHKKLLQGLSPALLEDYGEDYMLETKDLFQSYAKHANPDVSPVMDAIIQALLAPQPQARYYAGPGVGLMYFIYTYCPFSISNRFLQKLFVKKTLMPRALRKQSGLDMDLHQNTTNNNNNENKTEEKMQL